TCAATGTTTTTGCACATGAACTGTTTATAGCAATTTAGGTATTctccattttgaaaaaaatgtttaaaacaacttcatgcatttttcactcacagaatcctgcatttgggttagttgcaatattgtagctcaaaagacttttagacagaaaatggtgtcgtctttagagctacaattggtgcctatcactgctaatggagcaaagtaatgattatgcaaaccgttataaaacgtttatttgcatttcatcttacttgttcgatatcgcttacttactaggcaataaaactggaccacatagattatcaaattcCCACCGAAGCATTAATTTTTACTCTttaggtctttctgaaggggaTTTATACGTCAAGTCCAGAAATTGTGAATATGACGTCATGTGAACAGActgtagatattaagaatggtagttatgtttgttttggacaaaaaataatatgtaaatgcatgtatacgcataaaataattggacacatacaaaaaaagtatagaaaactgtgcccgagtgatttttgGAGGAAGCGCTCCATatgacacatagggaccaattcgtacccggctgAAAGGTATAGCAGGCCGGGTACATATATTTGTTCTACATTTGGGAATGTAACTTATTAATTACTTAAataggtaactgttactcaaatgcagaTTTGTGCTCAACCTGTTCATAAAGAacagaaaaatataaagaaacatCTTTGTGACTCGAGTGTCATTGGAACAAGCAATATACATTAAATCCTCATATAGACCTTTATTCATCCAAAGGAGATTTGATTCTGGTCTTGAACACAAGAATTTTGATTAGGAAAGATAAACATCCGTCACATACTTAAATTTATAACCCATGAATTAGACCCAATAaccgcccagggcgcttaaaaaatcgAAGCAAGACAGGGGtgcttaatagaaacaaatttggactagcctttcataaaattattctacaacgtaagccataaatcaatttgcaaaagaaatctgTAAGAGAACCAacaaagttttcattttttcagcCTGCATTTACTTCAAAGTAAATGAAAATGAAGCCTAAAAGTATgagaggggcacttatagggattATGCTTATTGGATCGATAAGGTTAttaaaccaatttttttttctttgggGTTTGAGCTAATTCGAGTTGGAGTAATGTTTCGGAGCATATTGTAGAATTTTATACTCATACATCAGGGCTTGGGCAAAATTTAGGCAGTTTTGCTAGTACTTTTCCCAAATGtcttaaagatttaaaaaaaatccttaatcATTCCAATAGAGATTGTcctaacaaaattttgttaaaatccgaAAATGTCCTAAAATTTTGAAACCAATCTGAAGCACTATATActctagaacgaatatacgtacccggcctactatacctttcgaccggctacgaattggtccctttgtgtcgtagtggagcactgcctccgaaaatcactcgggcatagttttctatacttttttgtatgtgtccaattattttatgtgtatatatgtatttacatattatttttgtccaaaacaaacataactaccattcttaatatctactgtaccgctcacaagacgtcaaatactcaatttgtggacttgtcgtataaattcccttcagaaagaccttcatatgtatatgtaagaacataatgcctcgatgagaatttgatattttatgtggttcagttttattgcctattaggtaagcgatatcaaacaagtacgataaaaatgcaaacaaacgttttataatggtttgcataatcattactttgctccattagcagtaataggcgccaattgtagctctaaagacaacaccattttctgtcaaaaagtcttttgagctacaatattgcagctatataTACTCAAACTACCAATTCTGAAAGTTATCCTTAATCCTGTGTTTGTTAGATCATAAGAGTTGCTTCCgttataatatataaagaatTCATGAAACATTTgcgaaattgaaaaaaaagaaagatatattttacctttacattgtatattatatatatactagtaaacagcttataaaatgtaaaaaaaaatattgcattttttatgtacatgtatttttatatttgtccAAAAATAACTAGTTAATAAAGTTTGATAAACAAGTTCTTTTGACTTCATAAACATAACTTCATTTGCTATATTGACAAGTTAACAGAGTAACACGCACAATATCAAATCACAGTTTTGTAGCAGTAGATTTAATTTGATAAGAATTGATagcaaataaaaaaagtataatattttttggtaaaaataattttatatttttgtgatgcCAAAAATAGTCAACAAAGTGCCATAAATCTAGTATTAAAGCTTAAGATAATTTTTAAACTTTACACCAATTGCAAAACAAGATATTTATTGctcttatacaaatcactttggATGGCCCTAAATTAAGGCCATATGATGTGTGTGTCGGAAATACATTAAGTAAAGACCTTTTGCCTGATTCCATAATAAactaaaatcatttttgttgtttGCAGGATCAGCAGAAACCAGTTGTCCTATCACTCATGTACTACGTGGCATTGGATGGCCAGGGACGTTTGGAGCCAGAAATGTCCAGGAATAGACTGAGTGCTGTCAGAGGCTATTCAGAGGAACTGGGTGACTTTACATTAAATTTTCCAAAGTCAAAAACAAAGGCACAGGCAAAATACAGTCATCTTATAACATATACCTCACGATTAGATCAGCTTAAAGAAGTTGTTTCCAATGCGATGAAGGTCGATGCCTGGGACAAACAACGTACTCAGCCGTACTTTGTACTTGGTGGACGTCTTGTCCCACGTGACAGTCCAGGGGGTCCTAACTTCATGGTCCAACAGGTGACGGTCCAGCTTCCATTTGAAATGGAGATCATCTTTGAGTCTGGCAGTGTAACAAACAGACCTGATGCATTGTCTGATGAGATCTTTCTAAAAGAATTGGCCAAGTACTCTCAAGCGTTTGATGAAAAATTTTCAGCTACTTTTAATTTGGAAGGAAAAGGCTACAGCCAGGATGAGAATAACTTTGCTAAAGCTGCTCTCAGTAACATGCTTGGTGGTATCGGCTATTTCTATGGATCTTCGGTCGTTCAATCTCGTTACAATGAGGAGCCCGTCGAATACTGGTCAGCAGCCTTATACAGCGGTGTTCCTTCAAGATCATTCTTCCCTCGCGGTTTTCTGTGGGATGAAGGGTTCCATAACCTTTTGATCAGCCGCTGggacattgaaatatcaaaagacATTATTTCTCATTGGTTAGATTTGATGAACACTGAAGGTTGGATTCCGAGGGAGCAGATTTTAGGAGTTGAAGCACGAGCCAGGGTACCACAGGAATTTGTTATTCAGAGAAATGAAAATGCCAATCCACCAACATTTTTCTTGCCACTTCAAAGAATAATTCAGCAAATATCGTCTTCAAATGATGCTAAAGATCAAAAGTTCATGAAGTTTGTTTACCCTCGTCTGAAAGTTTGGTATAATTGGTACAATTCAACACAGACAGGAAAACGCCCCCTCACTTACAGGTGGCGGGGACGGGATTCAAAGACAAACAAGGAACTGAACCCCAAAACGCTGACTTCAGGGTTAGACGACTATCCGAGGGCATCCCATCCAACTGATGATGAACGCCATGTTGATCTGCGATGTTGGATGGCGTTTGCATCTGGTTTGATGGCAGATATTGCAGAAGCACTTGGAGAAGACCCATCAGAATACAAATCTACACACCAACTCCTCACCGATAATAAATTACTGAATGAATTGCATTGGTCCCAAGCAAAGCAACAGTATTCAGATTATGGTCTGCATACAGATAAGATCCATCTACAACGACCCAAACCCCCTGCGAAGTTACAACCAGGACAGCCACAGCCACAGATggacaagatcagagttgtGTCGAAGGAACCAGAGTATAGATTAGTGGACACATTCGGTTATGTTAGTCTCTTTCCCTTCCTACTTCGAATTATTGATGCAGATTCTGTAAAGTTGTTTCAAACTATCGCAAAATTACAAAAACCCGAATATCTTTGGACTGACTATGGGTTAAGATCACtctctaaaaatgcacatttataTAACAGATATAACACTGAACACGACCCACCATATTGGAGAGGCGCCATCTGGATAAACATGAATTATTTAGCTCTCGGAGCACTGCACCACTATTCCGTTACTCctggaaaataccaggaaacgGCAAGGTCTGCTTATAAAAGTTTACGACAAAATGTTGTTAGGAATATTTTCAAAGAGTACAGGAGAACAGGTTATATATGGGAACAGTATAGTGATAACTTTGGCTCTGGAAAAGGAACTCATCCGTTTACAGGTTGGTCCGCACTTGTTGTACTCATCATGGCTGAAGAGTACtaacattatttttatgtaaCTTATCAATGATTATTAGGTGATCATACAATAAATCCAACATCATGTTTTTTTATAGATCATGAATCATTCAGATCATGAAtcattttgtcaaatatttgCCTTAAATTTTTAATGCACATGAAGGACCAGTGATCTTCTAGAATAATGCTATTGTACAATGTAGAACACCCATTTCCCACCAACCCTTTCTTTTTAAGATTTCCATATTATTATTAAGATTTTTCATCAATGGCTTTTAAAACGTCTTTTGCCAAATAGTTTCTATGATATGTAGCTGGATCTATTATTTTCATGAATGATGTTTTCTGAATCTATGCGATAAATTCCACTTTATTTTGAATCAAAGACCTTACAAATTGTAACTGCCATCTTACTAACCTCAAACGGAAAGTATAATACTCTTTGTTATCCAAAGATTATATTTTTCTCAATCATAAGTGAATGCAAGTGATTCATTGATATCTTATggtattttaattgttatttctaaattttgtaataaaatctgCACATATGATgtagtcttttttttttatggAGCAGGGTGGGTAGCCTAGTGTTGTTTCAGATTGTGTCACATGAATACAATAAATGAGTGTTCATAGTCACATAATGTTAAGATTCTACTATTTGCGTtcacatactgtaaaccaaggatagatttgtcactgtctctttacacaaCTAAACACCGCGCTAGACGCCTATGATCCGagaataaaaatcatttttctcaacaaatacttatcttatcaagtcaaatgaaacaccaatgtaaagcttAATAAATTTCACTATCTCTAATCCTTGCTTTAAGAACGGAAGATTCAGaagaaatgtaaattttcatgaaaaaaaatatatctctaGAAATGAAGGCttgcttcagaaagtaagacgttAAGCCTCACACCCACAATCAATCAAAGGTTGCACCAGCTGAGATCAAAGGAAAaccagtcgtcgcccaacgtcacggtcagtgcacaaacacaaaagcatTTGTGACATATTCATCCAAAACCCTGAGTGACCTATCCTTCAAATCTAAGTTGCTgtataaaccaacttatttttggATGTAGATAAACCTGCCCATTTCTCAGGTGATGGGAATTTGCAAATATAAATtgccatgaaaaaaaaatcaaatacaagTACAACAGAACTTCTTTACTGTAAACTGAAGAATCAAATTGCCATGAAAATTAGGCACGCAAAATGCGAAATTAAGTCAAGGCAAAAATGAGTTGGTTTACAAGAATCCttgaaaaagttaaaaaaaaagatggGGACCAGTGTCAACTATATACTCAACCTTCATATAATAAGTCAGGAGATCCTTCATATTAACCCATGAATGAGTCTGTTTGAAAGGTGATTTACCATAATAGAGGCAGCAGTGGTTAAGTGATAAAGtttcaacatattaccacaggccCTACACCTCTGAGCCACGGGTTCCAAACCCATGAGTGCCAGTTGCAGAGTACGTACTGCAGGTTGGTAGTTTTCTCTTTCTCTGGATACTCCGGATCTCCTCCACTAACAATCCGGGCACAAGACCCTGGCTTGTGACCTTAAACTTAACCGTGATACACCACTATATATGATAACGGCTGACTAAAAAAACACAAAAGTCAAAATCAAATTGaagttttttatttcatttttttaccaTGATAACTTGTATCTGTGTAATTTTACACAATGTTGTGAAGCTGGTCATTATGTTATGACAGGGTTGGGTAAGCTACACAAATTTCCATCACCAGGGGTATCTTAAACACCAATCTACTGTAAGTTTGTGTTATTCTTTGTGGTGCTTCATTTTGCTGTATTCAGGGTCATTGAATACAGAACGAAAATAAATATCCAgcaaatattcatatatattactgtatatacatCAAAAATGTATGTAATCCAACAATGTTAGATTTCCAATGGAATACACATCTAGTAGACATAGTTATTATAACAATGACTATCAGAAAAACAACAATGGACATCTGCTATTGCtggattaaaatatttactGCAGACTTTTGACAAATCAGTGTTTACGGAAATTTAATACCCACAAAATATTGACTAGGACAACTTCGAAATATTTGCCCCCAAAATTTACCAACTCTTCTAATAAGCAAAAGCTAAACAGAAGCAAAATATCTGAAGGTAAATTGAAGACATTGGCAGTAGCATGCTGTGTAAGAAACCAGTGAACTGTAAATGTTGGTAGCCAATTTCACCAATTTAGatatgatataaattttatCTAGTATTTAGCACACCTTGCCAGaaaaatttattgtttttgtagCACACTGGTAGATTAGACAGTACATATCATGCCCACACATCATGTAATGTTCCCCAGGATATAAGATTCACAGAAAGTGTAGAATGTCAAATTACACCAAAGATTGAATGTTAGAGTTAAGCATGACAAGAAacttttgaaacattacatcataatttcattaatctTACAAAGTCTGCAAGAAAAGCTGACCAATTGCCTCTAATGTATGGTAGTTACATTTGGCTAATCTTGGGCCTCAATTTAATACGCTCTTTGTAAGTCGTAAAAACATGCATAAAGTGGTATATTGGTGATCACAATTACTTAAAAAAGCCTGGTGTATATTGCACAAAATACCTCCATGGTTTTAAGTTTCTAGTACACACTGGCAGTAACATTTCTTTAACTGAATAGGACTCTCAAACATAGATTTTGATCTAGGAACTTTCACTTTCAGTAGCACCAtgctgttaatacatttatagtAGGACAATGTGGAAAACATTTATAGTAGGGGCGCAAATAAATGCACTGCCAGACCGGGGATTAACCAGGGGCCttccaaacactagtctgatgATATACCGATTGAAGTACCTGGTCACCTGCGGTCAACCTGAACTGAAACCATTACACATTCAATGAGAGACTAATAAACAAATGGACTTGCTTATTGTTATATGACTTGTACTTTGCTCATCTAATTGTTCTTCTTAGCATTCTAGTGTGGTTCCTAAAAATCTTGGGgaagaattaaaacattatgCTTTTTGATAGATAATGGTGCTCAATAAGTTCATGATCTTAATTGAATCTATAACAGGAGAAGTGAAAATGTAGGAGCTAGACCGGGGTTCCAACTCAGAAAAATCAGAATACTCGCCAAATGCTACACCTAGTCACCGATGATTGACAGTCCATCTACAGGACCTATCAAAAACAGATTTTGTTCTGTTATTTTCACTTTTCCCTCAAATTTCTTGAACACAAAGTTTCCGAAAATAGCAATTATAAACCAGATTCAGAATATTCATGTGTAAGATAGTTTTGAGATAAAGCAACTACTAATTCTAAAGACAAAAGATGAATTGAATCACCCACCATCTAATGGTGAGCAAACACTACAACCTCATGCTAcccaaaatataaatgttacaaaatGTCTAGTATGTTAATATGAGGGAATTTCAGCCTTGGTAAACAGTGTCATGATTACTGGttataaaatcttaaaatatgttcatgtataataaaagtaataaataaatCTAGTTGGCATTAACAGGAATTGAGTTGTGCTCACATACGCTCATGGCAAATATAGCAAACATATGgcaaaaaaatgtttcataattTAATGTCAACAAAAAAGCATGTCTTTGAgaacaaatttgaaataaacacgATACCAAGCACTAAATTGAAATGCTTTAATGAAATCTCATTTTTCAATGTACTGATGCACTCTGTGGTAAGCATAGCATTTGGACCACAAAGGAATGGGAAGAGGTTTAAAACAACAAAGGTCAAATAGACATGTATCGCTCACCTACTTTATATGCAACTGTTCAAATTGAACTTTGCTAAACCAGGCCAAAGTTCATTCCAACATTCCTCAACTTCAGAAATCTCTTGAACTTGAAATTTTCAACAAGCACTACAAAAACCTAAAGATGGCAAACTTGCCATAAGTTCTGTAATACTTTCCCAAGGAAACTAGTAACAAGTTTCCATATGTTAAGAAATGTGTGTGAAACAGGGACCAACTGGCATTACCCAAGATCAGACAATGCAGAGACAAAGAACTGCTATAAGCTCACTTtcaagggttttttttttttttttggtgtgtgtgtgtgggggggagCAGCTATTGGTGTAATTCATGCAGTGAGATTATTGATTATAGCactcataataataaaacaatagaatatcaACTACAAAAGCAAGAGGAGTATTGTTCTCTAGGTTGGTGAGAATGATAGCTATGGAGAGGAGCAAGTCATTAAATAGCTGACACATATACAGTAccattaaatattttcaaacactTGATGAAACATATACTTTAACCATACATCcacaatgataaaatattttatgtctGACAACACCGTCCCACATGCTACACATGCAGCAGAGTTACAACTCACCATTGCTTTTTGCGAACACATTTGTTTATTTCTCAGATATGacacaataattattaacaaaatGGTCTTATTTCCCTTTCTTTTGTTTTATCACTCTGAATAACCCCCTTGTGGACTTGATCATGCTTATACCAATGTAACTTGACTATTTAAGCTGTTAAATTTCTTTCATTACTTAACAAAAAACATATCTAGTATTGCAGCATTACAAACATGCACCGGAGTGATGCTCACAGCATCAAATACAGCctaaataatttaaacattgatCAACTCAATGAACAGGAATACTTTATACCAACTGTAAGAGATTGTCAGCATGAAGCTGACCGAGTGCTGACTAGCCAAAATCTTACATTCTGGTTGagatatacatgtccatggagCAAACcaatatttcatgatttttcaTCCCTTGATTTTTCTTTCCTAATTACACTAAAGGAATCTAAATCAGGTTAAGTCGAAATATCCTTAACATGGTAATACAAGAAATGACATTCTGGAAAGTGATGTCATAATATTGATGATGTATCGTCAAAACCTTACAGCTACCAAGTCGTCTTTTCAACATTCTAGTAAAGACAGACTTATGCTATAGCAGCTACTCTTGTAGAAGAAAGCCTTTTGACACTTATGACTTATTACATGTAGTCAAGAGGTCTCTTTAATGCAATAGTAACTAAAGAGGGTGGTTCTCCTGTTTGGAACTGGAAGAactaaatgaatgaaaatttgttctgttttttccccttattatttaaaaaaaaaatcttggcATATATCTCTTCTGCCACATAATAACTATCAATAATTTAGATAACAGATTATTCCGATTCAACGATACACATCTCCTCCAGGATCCCTATGAGCTGTCCCTCTCAGACGTAAGTTCCATAAGACGAAAGTTCCACGATGTTCATGGCCGCCTAGGACCCAAGTTTCTGTATACACCAGGTATGTCCATGGTCATGATGATCTGTAGCTTTACACTAATACTGCAGTATGGATGGTCTAGAATGTCTTCCTATGGATGGCCTTCAATCCCTCCTCATTGTACTCTCGTTTAGATACCCACATCTTCTTAAACGTGTCGAGGGAAGCTAAGATTGACCCACTGTGAAACATAAACAAGTACAACTTAACAACATGTTTTTAAATTCCAAATGCAAAAATATTCCAAGTTTTGAAACAATGATGGTAACTTAAGAATGAAGACAAAACAATAATttgatgaaatatcaaaataatatcaatatactaATCAAATAATGGATTGATGCACCCATTTAGAgcatcaaaattacaaatgagaCTACGATAATTGATTTGGAAGCAGAAATCAATCTGAAGTAAACTTTGTTTATCCAAGCATTTAATTGGCTCCCACTAAACTTAAACATTCAAATTCACATACTGTATTCGACCTCTTAAGTGCCTATATCCCTATTAGCGCCTCTCCCCCTTTTTTTAGGGCTCAATTTCAATTGctaatttcaattgcccaggcataaataaagaccaaaattacacaaaactgtataccGTAGATTTGCCACAATTTCGtattattagcaccttttcatatttttttttttcaattttttaaatgctcAATGTGCTTATTGGGTGGAATACAGTAACTCAAAATGGAATAGTCTGATAACACTGAGATTCGAATACGGTAACTCAAAATGGAATAGTCTGATAACACTGAGATTCGAATACGGTAACTCAAAATGGAATAGTCTGATAACACTGAGATTCGAATACGGTAACTCAAAATGGAATAGTCTGATAACACTGAGATTCGAATACGGTAACTCAAAATGGAATAGTCTGATAACACTGAGATTCGAATACGGTAACTCAAAATGGAATAGTCTGATAACACTGAGATTCGAATATGGTAACTCAAAATGGAATAGTCTGATAACACTGAGAATTGAATACGGTAACTCAAAATGGAATAGTCTGATAACACTGAGATTCGAATACGGTAACTCAAAATGGAATAGTCTGGTAACACTGAGATTCGAATACGGTAACTCAAAATGGAATAGTCTGGTAACACTGAGATTCAAATACGGTAACTCAAAATGGAATAGTCTGATAACACTGAGATTCGAATACGGTAACTCAAAATGGAATAGTCTGATAACACTGAGATTCGAATACGGTAACTCAAAATGGAATAGTCTGATAACACTGAGATTCGAATACGGTAACTCAAAATGGAATAGTCTGATAACACTGAGATTCGAATACGGTAACTCAAAATGGAATAGTCTGATAACACTGAGATTTGAATACGGTAACTCAAAATGGAATAGTCTGATAACACTGAGATTCGAATACGGTAACTCAAAATGGAATAGTCTGATAACACTGAGATTCGAATACGGTAACTCAAAATGGAATAGTCTGGTAACACTGAGATTCGAATACGGTAACTCAAAATGGAATAGTCTGGTAACACTGAGATTCGAATACGGTAACTCAAAATGGAATAGTCTGATAACACTGAGATTCGAATACGGTAACTCAAAATGGAATAGTCTGATAACACTGAGATTCGAATATGGTAACTCAAAATGGAATAGTCTGATAACACTGAGATTCGAATATGGTAACTCAAAATGGAATAGTCTGATAACACTGAGAATTGAATACGGTAACTCAAAATGGAATAGTCTGATAACACTGAGATTCGAATACGGTAACTCAAAATGGAATAGTCTGGTAACACTGAGATTCGAATACGGTAACTCAAAATGGAATAGTCTGGTAACACTGAGATTCAAATACGGTAACTCAAAATGGAATAGTCTGATAACACTGAGATTCGAATACGGTAACTCAAAATGGAATAGTCTGATAACACTGAGATTTGAATACGGTAACTAAAATGGAATAGTCTGATAACACTGAGATTCGAATACGGTAACTCAAAATGGAATAGTCTGATAACACTGAGATTCGAATACGGTAACTCAAAATGGAATAGTCTGATAACACTGAGATTCGAATACGGTAACTCAAAATGGAATAGTCTGATAACACTGAGAATTGAATACGGTAACTCAAAATGGAATAGTCTGATAACACTGAGATTCGAATACGGTAACTCAAAATGGAATAGTCTGATAACACTGAGATTCGAATACGGTAACTCAAAATGGAATAGTCTGATAACACTGAGATTCGAATACGGTAACTCAAAATGGAATAGTCTGATAACACTGAGATTCGAATACGGTAACTCAAAATGGAATAGTCTGATAACACTGAGATTCGAATACGGTAACTCAAAATGGAATAGTCTGATAACACTGAGATTCGAATACGGTAACTCAAAATGGAATAGTCTGATAACACTGAGATTCGAATACGGTAACTCAAAATGGAATAGTCTGATAACACTGAGATTCGAATACGGTAACTCAAAATGGAATAGTCTGATAACACTGAGATTTGAATACGGTAACTCAAAATGGAATAGTCTGATAACACTGAGAATTGAATACGGTAACTCAAAATGGAATAGTCTGATAACACTGAGATTCGAATACGGTAACTCAAAATGGAATAGTCTGATAACACTGAGATTCGAATACGGTAACTCAAAATGGAATAGTCTGATAACACTGAGATTTACAACAGACTCACTGATGTCAAGGTTCAATTGTATGTTCCAACTACAATCAATCAAATTAGTAAAGGAATTTAAACTTTCAAGAAAGGTGCTAAGAAGGAAAGCAGGATATGACATTTACAGCTTCATCAGGCCTAGAGTTATATGCATTTTACTTACCCTATCCAAGTGGAATATAATCTTTCTTGGGGAGCAGAAATCTGCAAGAGAAATATTTTGTTAGCAATCACAATGTATAACCCAGTGTAGGGATACAGGAGTTACTCCCCCTGACTGAATCATTCTCATGTGCGTTACTTTGATGGCCAAGAGATATATCAGCACCTAAAGCACAAAATTGAGCATAACATATTTATTGGGAAAGATTGTTAGCTACTTTTAAACCTACAGTTTATGCCTGATACTAAATACATGGACCAGGTTACATGTTTTATGGAATATTGAGCAGAAGACCTTGAAATCAAGTGGATTTATTCCAGTGAAGGTTTTTAAAACTTTAGGTCAAAACTCTGAATTATAAATCTGGATGGGACAGTGGGCCCTCACAAGAACTTTTATTTGATGTAGGTCATAGGATAAGTAACTTCCAAACAAAAGTGAGCCcatggaaaaaaatatgattttcaatTAAGTGGGCAAGACATTGTGCTAAAACAGGAGACTAACCTTCAATCCCCTGAGGAACACAATAATGTGGGGATCAGGACTACTTGTCTACTCACCCTAATTTTAATATCCTTTGGAGAAAGTTTCCTAACCTCACTAAGCAGCCTGTCACCAAAACCtggaaaagaaaatatcatacaacacatgtacaataaGTCTGAGAGGAAGTTACTGTATCTATTGAAAATG
This genomic window from Argopecten irradians isolate NY chromosome 11, Ai_NY, whole genome shotgun sequence contains:
- the LOC138334976 gene encoding mannosyl-oligosaccharide glucosidase-like; amino-acid sequence: MAGNSDVRRRTSNRPKGKDAENGDLDRKKKSDAVGGTKTVFALVFVIVVASGVGYFAYMQYCKGIVNTPLSVSKINAANSSSAAVDPERFWGTYRSNLYFGMKTRTPRSPVFGLMWLQQLTEKMPPPIRHWCDQGDQLKKYGWLKHDGRNFGIQEIEDNGFVLRTEFVKRAGGQHGGDWTARIVATNLDQQKPVVLSLMYYVALDGQGRLEPEMSRNRLSAVRGYSEELGDFTLNFPKSKTKAQAKYSHLITYTSRLDQLKEVVSNAMKVDAWDKQRTQPYFVLGGRLVPRDSPGGPNFMVQQVTVQLPFEMEIIFESGSVTNRPDALSDEIFLKELAKYSQAFDEKFSATFNLEGKGYSQDENNFAKAALSNMLGGIGYFYGSSVVQSRYNEEPVEYWSAALYSGVPSRSFFPRGFLWDEGFHNLLISRWDIEISKDIISHWLDLMNTEGWIPREQILGVEARARVPQEFVIQRNENANPPTFFLPLQRIIQQISSSNDAKDQKFMKFVYPRLKVWYNWYNSTQTGKRPLTYRWRGRDSKTNKELNPKTLTSGLDDYPRASHPTDDERHVDLRCWMAFASGLMADIAEALGEDPSEYKSTHQLLTDNKLLNELHWSQAKQQYSDYGLHTDKIHLQRPKPPAKLQPGQPQPQMDKIRVVSKEPEYRLVDTFGYVSLFPFLLRIIDADSVKLFQTIAKLQKPEYLWTDYGLRSLSKNAHLYNRYNTEHDPPYWRGAIWINMNYLALGALHHYSVTPGKYQETARSAYKSLRQNVVRNIFKEYRRTGYIWEQYSDNFGSGKGTHPFTGWSALVVLIMAEEY